From Aspergillus fumigatus Af293 chromosome 5, whole genome shotgun sequence, a single genomic window includes:
- a CDS encoding TATA-binding protein-associated factor TAF6, which produces MSVWNPDNIRDVAESVGIVNLSNDVTENLARDVEYRIAQVLEEALKFMRHSRRTLLTTQDVAQALRVLDVEPLYGYETTRPLRFGEASLGPGQPLFYVEDEEVDFEKLINAPLPKVPREISFTAHWLAVEGVQPSIPQNPTAADSRNLELTAKGPNANSTLAAMSGTGDVAVKPLVKHVLSKELQLYFEKVCNAFLDESSEEYRTSGYASLREDPGLHQLVPYFVQFISEKVTHGLKDIFVLTQVMHMAEALVQNKSLYVDPYIASLVPPILTCLIGRQLGGNADLSEQFALRDLAGSLLGLISKKYSHSSHTLTPRLARSCLKTFLDPSKPFGAHYGAIIGLHAVGGTEAVRVLILPNLSTYATLLADGMAEDNPRRPEAEKVLGALLAVLSTLREGRKTLANGHGAIVTDELRERLNAKVGDIIASRIADAGEVQMVYAILEA; this is translated from the exons ATGTCAGTTTGGAACCCAGATAACATTCGTGACGTTGCCGAGTCCGTCGGCATCGTCAATCTCAGCAACGACGTGACCGAGAACCTCGCGCGTGACGTCGAATACCGCATCGCGCAGGTCCTCGAAGAGGCTCTCAAGTTCATGCGACACAGTCGCCGGACGCTGCTTACTACGCAGGATGTTGCGCAGGCGCTGCGGGTTCTGGACGTGGAGCCACTGTATGGATATGAGACCACACGGCCGTTGCGATTCGGAGAGGCGTCGCTGGGGCCCGGGCAGCCGTTGTTCTAcgtcgaggacgaggaggtaGATTTTGAGAAATTGATTAATGCGCCATTGCCCAAGGTGCCGAGGGAGATTTCTTTTACTG CTCATTGGTTGGCCGTTGAAGGTGTGCAGCCGTCCATTCCGCAGAATCCTACCGCTGCCGACTCGAGGAACCTCGAATTGACCGCCAAGGGGCCCAATGCCAACTCGACGTTGGCGGCGATGAGCGGCACTGGGGACGTGGCTGTTAAGCCGCTGGTTAAGCATGTGCTGTCCAAGGAACTTCAACTCTACTTCGAGAAAGTCTGCAATGCATTTCTGGATGAGTCGAGCGAAGAGTACCGGACGTCGGGCTATGCCAGTCTGCGCGAGGATCCAGGACTGCATCAGCTTGTGCCGTACTTTGTACAGTTCATTTCGGAAAAGGTGACGCACGGGCTCAAGGATATTTTTGTGCTGACGCAGGTCATGCACATGGCGGAGGCCCTGGTGCAGAACAAGTCGCTATATGTGGATCCTTAC ATCGCGTCCCTTGTTCCTCCTATTCTGACCTGCCTGATCGGCAGACAGCTCGGTGGCAATGCAGACTTATCAGAACAGTTTGCTCTACGTGACCTCGCCGGTTCTCTCCTCGgcctcatctccaagaaATACTCTCACTCATCGCATACACTTACACCTCGACTCGCCCGCTCCTGTCTCAAGACTTTCCTTGATCCGTCAAAACCATTCGGAGCACATTATGGTGCGATTATTGGCTTGCATGCTGTCGGTGGCACCGAAGCTGTTCGCGTCTTGATACTTCCTAATCTATCAACTTACGCGACCCTTCTCGCGGACGGCATGGCAGAAGACAATCCTCGACGACCAGAGGCCGAAAAGGTGCTGGGTGCACTGTTGGCCGTCCTTTCTACCTTGCGGGAGGGCCGTAAAACTCTGGCCAATGGGCACGGTGCCATTGTGACGGACGAGCTCCGCGAGCGACTAAACGCCAAGGTGGGGGATATCATCGCAAGCAGGATCGCGGATGCGGGAGAGGTGCAGATGGTCTATGCTATTCTCGAAGCTTGA
- a CDS encoding transcription initiation factor TFIID subunit 11 family protein, which yields MSSPPPHPTPTNPLKRPSLSSSASQPLGSNPKRPRMHPLRQTSFPASIDNDQRAFSATSDAGSVTGSFTGSLGGTSADGVFLGAAKKGKRGRKSKAEKEREREQREDAASLRGDTRLGSVDADGMSVRAGGTARGDAAGEEGDEDEDFDDEGELLRGEEGVTDTEAEKKNLALLVDAFNPIQSERYDLFKRAKLRKETLRRIVNHALSQSVPASVVTTINGFTKVFAGEIIEKARTVQAEWAIAHDQAARAAFDAEEAEAEARAAEAAAREGQGQSQPQTSVKKEHSDSNRSTPIPPSSSSPMPQQQASQPSTPSVSGPPQQQQQQEQQPPPARPKREFKPPPNPHRGQLLPSHLREALRRYKRDGEGGGVGFSGSSMGNLGVRGSVTWNAGSAGGRRIFR from the exons AtgtcatcaccaccacctcaCCCAACGCCGACAAATCCTCTCAAACGaccctccctctcctcctcggcctcacAACCTCTCGGCTCCAACCCGAAACGTCCACGCATGCACCCCCTCCGGCAGACGTCCTTCCCAGCCAGTATAGACAATGACCAACGCGCATTCAGCGCCACTAGCGACGCGGGGAGTGTGACGGGCAGTTTCACAGGTAGTCTGGGCGGAACGAGCGCGGACGGGGTGTTCCTAGgggcggcgaagaaggggaaaCGCGGGCGCAAGAGTAAAGCCGAGAAGGAGCGGGAGCGCGAGCAGCGGGAGGATGCGGCGAGTTTGCGCGGGGACACGCGGCTGGGGTCTGTGGATGCGGATGGGATGTCTGTACGGGCTGGGGGGACAGCCAGGGGGGATGCGGCCGGGGAGGagggcgatgaggatgaggattttGATGACGAGGGGGAGCTCCTGAGGGGTGAGGAAGGGGTAACGGATACGgaggccgagaagaagaaccttGC GTTACTGGTGGATGCGTTCAATCCGATTCAGTCAGAGCGATACGATCTATTCAAACGGGCCAAGCTGCGCAAGGAGACGCTGCGGCGAATTGTCAACCACGCGCTGTCCCAATCTGTGCCTGCCAGTGTCGTGACCACCATCAACGGTTTCACCAAGGTCTTTGCAGGTgagatcatcgagaaggcgAGGACCGTTCAGGCCGAGTGGGCTATCGCCCATGATCAGGCCGCACGCGCTGCATTTGACGctgaagaggccgaggccgaggccAGGGCAGCTGAAGCGGCGGCGAGGGAGGGTCAGGGACAGAGCCAGCCGCAGACGTCGGTCAAGAAGGAGCATTCGGACAGCAATCGCTCAACCCCAATCCCtccgtcgtcatcctctcccaTGCCGCAACAGCAGGCTTCGCAACCGTCCACGCCTTCTGTATCTGGTcctccgcagcagcagcagcagcaagaacagcaacCCCCTCCGGCACGACCGAAAAGGGAATTCAAGCCGCCGCCTAATCCTCACCGGGGTCAGctgcttccttctcatcttcGCGAGGCATTACGACGGTACAAGCGTGATGGCGAGGGTGGTGGTGTCGGGTTCTCGGGTTCGAGTATGGGCAATTTGGGAGTGAGGGGATCAGTCACCTGGAATGCGGGCAGTgctggaggaagacgaaTCTTCCGATAG
- the cfd1 gene encoding Mrp/NBP35 family ATP-binding protein: protein MPLDGVKNIVLVLSGKGGVGKSSVTLQLALALSLQGKSVGILDIDLTGPSIPRIVGLEDAKITQTPRGWLPVSVHPPENTAQDGAPPRGALRCMSLGFLLRDRGDAVIWRGPKKTAMIRQFLSDVSWGPTDYLLVDTPPGTSDEHIALAEQLLTLASTDPAVASSMGRPRLAGAVLVTTPQAVATSDVRKEANFCVKTQIPALGVIENMSGYTCPCCGEVSNLFSSGGGKVMAEELGIRFLGTVPVDVKFGELVEGKMVVDSDSDEEDGPTQAQQPEEPVDNRPLVERYKDCWSYSRFEEFAKTLISQIESGSAAS, encoded by the exons ATGCCTCTCGACGGAGTCAAGAACATTGTGCTG GTCCTCTCCGGCAAAGGTGGCGTCGGCAAATCTTCCGTTACCTTACAACTCGCGCTCGCACTCTCTCTTCAGGGCAAATCCGTTGGTATCCTCGACATCGATCTAACAGGCCCATCCATCCCCCGCATAGTCGGACTGGAAGACGCAAAAATCACACAAACCCCGCGCGGCTGGCTCCCCGTATCAGTACACCCGCCGGAGAACACAGCACAAGATGGCGCTCCACCACGAGGTGCCTTGCGGTGCATGTCTCTGGGCTTTCTCCTACGCGATCGAGGAGACGCGGTGATCTGGCGTGGCCCCAAGAAGACCGCTATGATCCGGCAATTTCTGTCGGATGTTTCCTGGGGTCCCACGGATTATTTGCTGGTTGATACCCCGCCCGGCACGAGCGATGAGCATATAGCGTTGGCGGAGCAGCTGTTGACGCTGGCTTCGACGGACCCGGCTGTGGCATCATCTATGGGTCGGCCGCGTTTGGCGGGTGCAGTCCTCGTGACAACGCCCCAGGCTGTTGCGACGTCCGATGTGCGCAAGGAGGCCAATTTCTGCGTGAAGACGCAGATCCCGGCGCTGGGTGTGATTGAGAACATGTCCGGTTATACATGCCCTTGTTGTGGGGAAGTGAGCAATTTATTTTCTAGTGGCGGAGGTAAGGTCATGGCGGAGGAATTGGGGATCAGATTTTTAGGTACTGTGCCTGTGGATGTCAAATTCGGCGAACTGGTTGAAGGGAAGATGGTTGTGGATAGTGACtcggatgaagaggatgggcCTACTCAAGCTCAACAGCCAGAGGAACCTGTCGACAACAGGCCACTTGTTGAGCGGTATAAGGACTGCTGGTCATACTCTCGATTTGAGGAGTTTGCAAAGACATTAATATCTCAGATTGAGAGCGGAAGTGCCGCGAGTTGA
- a CDS encoding membrane insertase OXA1 has protein sequence MLAGAGLKGRGGIPTIARQHLTPFPRSSRSISSFRPQSSRFPVRYGGPTQTLSGKISWKPASSIPGVMSARFNSTSSVTDAAASEHLSGAPTDTGVPDLSDLSAADLSSIPEHIGYLKNLGLDYGWGPSSIIQFFIEHIHIWGGLPWWASVVGTGILLRLALLYPTLGAVDTSTKMLNIKPVTEPLRQQMIMRGKEGNQIEMLKLRAEIQKLHQEQGIVAWKSFIPMLQIPFGFGCYRVVKGMAALPVPGLTLESVAWLKDLTVADPYFILPAASALFMYLSIRKGGENGVNQLQGTALGRLLMFGLPALSFLFMAFFPSALQLYFVTTGLFGLGQAYLLSSDTFRKSMNIALPVRQPKNGQSPGRDDSQQSKSIRILREHLEAERAKMIQEQHKSPNSLEISFIDRALNNLKEAKENIKRETAEKLDAVRGQAPVKNADGTIAEPPRLGEKDLKLAADYERRRKEEEDWKREERNHARREAHLKAMELEREKARSAFKVKQR, from the exons ATGCTAGCAGGGGCTGGTTTGAAGGGGCGTGGTGGAATTCCCACCATTGCTCGACAACATTTGACTCCTTTCCCTCGCTCCAGCCGATCA ATCTCTTCGTTCAGACCACAAAGCTCGAGATTCCCTGTGCGCTATGGCGGCCCTACCCAGACACTTTCCGGGAAAATATCATGGAAGCCCGCCTCCTCCATTCCCGGTGTCATGTCCGCAAGATTCAATTCAACATCTTCTGTAACGGATGCCGCCGCGAGTGAGCATTTGTCGGGCGCTCCTACCGATACAGGTGTACCTGACCTTTCTGATTTATCTGCCGCTGATCTTAGCTCAATCCCTGAGCACATCGGATACCTCAAAAACCTAGGACTCGACTACGGCTGGGGCCCGTCCTCAATCATTCAATTTTTCATTGAGCATATCCACATATGGGGAGGCTTGCCTTGGTGGGCAAGTGTCGTGGGAACCGGTATTCTCCTCCGATTAGCACTCCTGTATCCTACGCTGGGCGCTGTGGACACCTCGACCAAAATGCTCAATATCAAGCCCGTCACGGAACCTCTGCGTCAGCAGATGATTATGCGTGGAAAGGAAGGCAATCAAATAGAAATGTTGAAACTACGAGCCGAAATTCAGAAGCTTCACCAGGAGCAAGGTATCGTGGCATGGAAGTCATTCATTCCCATGCTTCAGATTCCCTTCGGTTTCGGTTGCTATAGAGTCGTCAAGGGTATGGCAGCCTTGCCGGTGCCCGGGCTGACCCTGGAATCCGTCGCCTGGCTGAAGGATCTTACCGTTGCCGACCCATACTTCATACTCCCCGCTGCGTCGGCTTTGTTCATGTACCTGAGCATCCGG AAAGGAGGCGAAAATGGCGTGAACCAGCTCCAGGGCACAGCATTAGGCAGGCTTCTCATGTTTGGATTGCCTGCCTTATCCTTTCTCTTCATGGCATTCTTCCCCAGCGCCCTCCAGCTCTATTTCGTGACGACTGGTCTTTTTGGTCTGGGCCAAGCCTACCTTCTCAGCTCTGACACCTTCAGAAAATCGATGAACATCGCCCTCCCTGTAAGGCAGCCCAAGAACGGCCAGTCCCCGGGTCGTGATGATTCGCAGCAGAGCAAGTCGATCCGCATACTTCGTGAGCATCTGGAGGCCGAAAGAGCCAAGATGATTCAGGAACAGCACAAGTCGCCCAATAGTTTGGAGATTAGTTTTATTGATCGCGCCTTGAACAATCTgaaggaagccaaggagaACATCAAGCGTGAAACGGCGGAGAAATTGGACGCTGTTCGTGGTCAGGCCCCTGTGAAGAACGCGGATGGAACTATCGCCGAACCTCCTCGGCTTGGCGAGAAGGATCTCAAGTTGGCAGCCGACTatgagaggaggaggaaggaggaagaagattggAAGCGGGAGGAGAGGAATCATGCTCGCCGCGAGGCTCACCTGAAGGCCATGGAGCTCGAAAGAGAAAAGGCGCGCTCGGCATTCAAGGTCAAGCAAAGGTGA
- the sfh5 gene encoding CRAL/TRIO domain protein: MSVTMADQQPEKTTAPASDVADSQPAVVSNTDTRKETTETAEPQSEDKTATTTAQPAVETTATQSGTAETPAEADKAPAEVQQPPQAEEEKPVAQQPEQPAYLAKNPALSQFFERLPAIVSSSGHAEMWGVPLKDSNDAPTVNVLIKFLRANEGNVKLAEEQLTKALKWRKETNPSALAESTSYSATKFGGLGYLTTYKEANGAETVVTWNIYGGVKDINTTFGDMNEFVKWRVALMELAVKELKMAEATSVIDYDGEDPYQMIQVHDYQNVSFLRLNPAIKAATKKTIEVFTTAYPELLREKFFVNVPAIMGWMFAAMKVFLSKNTTRKFHPISNGANLAREFPSLKDQFPKVYGGSAPALQEGARTVSLIQDESAPAATEQSKEQANKEEAAQEESKPESAPEQPKADPDVIVQEAPAADAK; encoded by the exons ATGTCAGTCACCATGGCCGACCAACAGCCCGAAAAGACTACTGCTCCTGCTTCTGATGTCGCAGACTCGCAGCCTGCCGTCGTTTCCAACACTGACACCCGCAAGGAGACAACCGAGACTGCGGAGCCACAATCAGAGGACAAGACCGCAACCACAACCGCGCAACCTGCCGTTGAAACCACTGCCACCCAATCCGGCACCGCAGAGACTCCCGCTGAGGCCGACAAGGCTCCCGCCGAAGTGCAGCAACCGCCCCAggccgaagaggagaagcCTGTCGCTCAGCAGCCGGAACAGCCAGCCTATCTTGCCAAAAACCCTGCCCTCTCACAGTTCTTCGAGCGTCTCCCTGCCATTGTCTCCAGCAGCGGCCATGCAGAAATGTGGGGTGTCCCCCTCAAGGACTCGAACGATGCTCCCACTGTCAACGTTCTGATCAAGTTCCTGCGCGCGAACGAGGGCAATGTCAAGCTGGCTGAGGAGCAGCTTACCAAGGCCTTGAAGTGGCGCAAGGAGACGAACCCCTCAGCGCTCGCTGAGTCGACCAGCTACAGCGCGACCAAGTTTGGTGGTCTGGGTTATTTGACCACCTACAAGGAAGCTAATGGTGCGGAGACTGTTGTCACCTGGAATATCTACGGTGGTGTCAAGGATATCAACACCACTTTTGGTGATATGAACGA GTTTGTCAAGTGGCGTGTTGCGCTTATGGAGCTGGCagtcaaggagctgaagatGGCAGAGGCGACCTCTGTGATTGACTACGATGGCGAGGACCCCTACCAGATGATTCAGGTCCATGACTACCAGAATGTGAGCTTCCTGCGCCTGAATCCTGCCATCAAAGCAGCTACCAAGAAGACCATTGAAGTCTTCACCACTGCTTACCCTGAGCTGCTCCGGGAGAAGTTCTTCGTCAATGTCCCTGCCATCATGGGCTGGATGTTTGCCGCTATGAAGGTCTTCCTGAGCAAGAACACCACTCGCAAATTCCACCCCATCTCCAACGGTGCCAATCTGGCTCGCGAGTTCCCTTCTCTGAAGGACCAATTCCCCAAGGTCTACGGTGGCAGCGCCCCTGCTCTTCAGGAGGGAGCGAGAACCGTCAGCCTCATTCAGGACGAGTCCGCCCCGGCCGCCACGGAGCAGTCAAAGGAGCAGGCCaacaaggaggaggccgctCAGGAGGAGTCCAAGCCTGAGTCAGCTCCAGAGCAGCCAAAGGCTGACCCTGATGTCATTGTCCAGGAAGCTCCTGCTGCCGATGCTAAGTGA
- a CDS encoding adenosylmethionine decarboxylase SPE2 encodes MVYIGIPKNYTASPSSFAGTPSLTINYEATQDLDSTNAFEGPEKLLEVWFAPSAQELGPAQPAGLKAVPEEIWKDMLDLVNCQVLSIVSSEDVDAYLLSESSMFVWPHKLILKTCGTTTLLSGLPRILEIAALFGGFPKSTAPSRGISVAAAPYRVFYSRKNFLFPDRQRGPHRSWRDEVRTMDKLFLNGSAYMIGKMNGEHWYLYLTEPHTMLTPPTSPGAKTEFTETETKVLSVPQGAALQTDSEDETLEVLMTDLDEENAKQFYLENATAVAENRYRNSNSEKSGHVDVFSNTSSDISDFDSDGSQVLPPELTTEGHALGTVVSEACGLSSVYPKEKYPDSRIDAYLFTPCGFSANGVIPPPEGKAGTHYFTVHVTPEPHCSYASFETNVPHSQNGQTTAGIIKQVVDIFKPGRFSVTLFEAKPALSQVEDEWKEAKYLAARRTAKMEHVEGYRRVDRIVHDLDGYELVFRYYERLDWKGGAPRLGEERS; translated from the exons ATGGTCTACATCGGCATCCCCAAGAACTACACGGCTTCGCCGTCTTCCTTTGCCGGAACTCCGTCCTTGACGATCAATTACGAGGCAACGCAGGATCTTGATTCTACCAATGCTTTTGAAG GTCCAGAGAAACTCTTGGAGGTGTGGTTCGCGCCTTCCGCTCAGGAATTAGGTCCAGCGCAGCCCGCCGGTCTGAAGGCTGTTCCGgaggagatctggaaggACATGTTGGATCTCGTCAATTGCCAGGTCCTCTCGATTGTTTCGTCAGAGGATGTGGACGCCTACCTGCTCTCCGAGTCTAGCATGTTCGTTTGGCCTCACAAACTCATCTTGAAGACTTGTGGTACCACCACTCTTCTGTCTGGTCTCCCACGCATTCTCGAGATTGCCGCTTTGTTCGGTGGCTTCCCCAAGTCTACCGCCCCTTCTCGCGGAATCTCCGTCGCCGCTGCGCCCTACCGCGTCTTCTACAGCCGCAAGAACTTCCTGTTCCCCGACCGCCAGCGGGGCCCTCACCGCAGCTGGAGAGATGAAGTGCGGACTATGGATAAGCTCTTCCTCAACGGCAGCGCCTACATGATTGGCAAGATGAATGGCGAGCACTGGTACTTGTACCTGACTGAACCTCATACCATGCTCACCCCGCCAACGAGCCCGGGAGCCAAGACCGAGTTTACGGAAACGGAGACCAAGGTCCTCAGTGTACCCCAGGGCGCTGCTCTGCAGACTGATTCGGAGGATGAGACTTTGGAAGTCTTGATGACCGACTTGGATGAGGAGAACGCCAAGCAGTTCTACCTCGAGAATGCCACTGCCGTTGCGGAGAACCGTTATCGCAACTCAAATTCGGAGAAGAGTGGCCATGTTGATGTTTTCAGCAACACTTCCTCCGATATCAGCGATTTTGACTCCGACGGAAGCCAGGTTCTGCCTCCAGAGTTGACTACCGAGGGTCACGCGCTCGGAACCGTGGTCTCTGAAGCCTGTGGACTTTCCTCTGTGTATCCTAAGGAGAAGTATCCCGATTCGCGCATCGATGCCTACCTGTTTACACCATGCGGCTTCTCCGCCAACGGCGTGATTCCGCCTCCTGAGGGAAAAGCTGGAACCCACTACTTCACAGTACACGTCACTCCAGAGCCGCACTGTTCATATGCGTCCTTTGAGACCAACGTACCGCACTCGCAGAACGGCCAGACTACCGCTGGAATCATCAAGCAAGTGGTCGACATCTTCAAGCCTGGTCGCTTCAGCGTGACTCTCTTCGAGGCCAAGCCAGCGCTGAGCCAGGTCGAAGACGAGTGGAAGGAAGCCAAGTACCTGGCCGCTCGTCGGACCGCCAAAATGGAACATGTGGAGGGATATCGCCGAGTGGACCGGATTGTCCACGACCTCGACGGCTATGAGCTTGTCTTCCGCTATTATGAACGCCTGGACTGGAAAGGGGGGGCCCCTCGgctgggagaggagagatcttga
- a CDS encoding protein phosphatase regulator SHP1, with amino-acid sequence MERNPAENDEVVSQFCAMTGTRPAEAQEYLAANGWDIEAAVTEFFAEQDEAMLGANTAGGRSLGGAESAASAGRSLGGSSSQSGTATPKQSSSSSRKPTSKKRFATLGDFASGGGDSSDEDDTENQDFFAGGEKSGLAVQNPDDLKRKIIEKARKTQLPSSDEPQTRRSYFTGTARTLGGDDTPSRVIESPSAPTLQRPQRVQRTLHFWADGFSVDDGDLFRSDDPRNAEILDGIRQGRAPLSIMNVQPGQEVDVEIKQHEEKYVKPKPKYKPFSGTGQRLGSPTPAVRSQAPSEAPAPSQPSAESVKPDVDESQPIVTLQIRLGDGTRLTSRFNTSHTIGDVYQFVSAASPSSQSRPWVLMTTFPNKDLTDKSAVLGDLPEFKRGGVVVQKWQ; translated from the exons ATGGAGCGTAACCCCGCCGAGAACGATGAGGTGGTTTCTCAGTTCTGTGCAATGACTGGCACTCGTCCCGCAGAG GCGCAAGAGTACCTGGCAGCGAATGGGTGGGATATCGAGGCAGCGGTGACAGAATTCTTCGCGGAACAAGACGAAGCCATGCTAGGTGCGAACACGGCTGGTGGTCGGTCTCTTGGAGGCGCAGAATCAGCGGCATCAGCAGGTCGGTCATTAGGCGGCAGCTCTTCCCAGTCCGGAACTGCTACGCCGAAGcaatcttcctcttcatcgcgCAAACCCACCTCTAAGAAGAGATTTGCAACCCTCGGGGATTTCGCATCTGGAGGCGGCGATTCctccgatgaagatgacaCAGAGAATCAAGATTTCTTTGCTGGTGGTGAGAAGTCAGGACTAGCTGTACAGAATCCAGATGACCTCAAAAggaagatcatcgagaaaGCCAGAAA GACTCAGCTGCCGTCTTCTGATGAACCCCAAACGAGACGATCCTACTTTACCGGCACCGCACGCACCCTTGGCGGTGATGACACCCCAAGCCGGGTCATCGAAAGCCCGAGTGCACCTACACTACAGAGACCCCAGCGAGTACAAAGAACGCTTCACTTCTGGGCGGACGGATTCTCCGTCGATGACGGTGATCTCTTTCGTTCAGATGACCCACGAAATGCGGAAATCCTTGACGGCATCCGACAAGGCCGTGCCCCGCTATCGATCATGAATGTACAACCAGGTCAAGAAGTTGACGTCGAGATCAAGCAGCATGAGGAAAAATACGTCAAGCCTAAGCCGAAATATAAGCCTTTCTCTGGAACAGGGCAACGACTTGGCAGCCCGACTCCGGCCGTCAGAAGTCAAGCCCCTTCTGAGGCTCCCGCCCCTAGTCAGCCAAGCGCAGAGTCAGTCAAGCCTGACGTGGATGAGTCGCAGCCGATCGTGACCCTACAAATCCGACTTGGTGATGGGACTCGCCTTACATCTCGATTCAATACATCACATACCATTGGCGACGTCTACCAGTTCGTTTCCGCTGCCAGCCCATCCAGCCAAAGCCGTCCCTGGGTCTTGATGACTACGTTCCCGAACAAGGACCTAACAGACAAATCTGCTGTCCTTGGTGATCTACCCGAGTTCAAGCGAGGTGGTGTGGTCGTCCAGAAGTGGCAGTAA
- a CDS encoding TOM13-domain-containing protein, translated as MADEHSHSRVELYDSGLTVPSDSEIYSANHEVSSPMSASSSPLILYKPPSIWGILRGAAINLILPFVNGLMLGFGELFAHEAAFRLGWSNTKIFPTYRRSRPMGPGVEIRDLPSRRQPRAGSLQDTTSLE; from the exons ATGGCCGACGAACACTCCCACTCAAGGGTCGAGCTTTACGACTCGGGTCTGACGGTTCCCTCAGACTCGGAGATATACTCTGCCAATCATGAAGTTTCATCACCTATGTCGGCATCTAGTTCGCCCCTGATTCTGTACAAGCCTCCGTCGATCTGGGGCATCTTGCGGGGAGCAGCGATCAATTTGATCCTCCCTTTTGTCAACGGGTTGATGCTGGGATTTGGGGAATTGTTCGCACATGAGGCTGCTTTTCGTCTTGGCTGGTCTAACACAAAG ATCTTCCCTACTTATCGGCGGTCAAGGCCCATGGGACCAGGCGTGGAGATTCGCGACCTTCCATCGCGGCGCCAGCCTAGAGCCGGAAGTCTGCAAGATACTACATCATTGGAGTGA
- a CDS encoding adenylate kinase family protein, giving the protein MRYLFSFSSCTVNTCEQVFNVNSPFLCLLLCRTAFACCPLFKMSDKIEEISEIEEPAQSQSEENGASLTRRTHVQRVEHPMSELDSNNGDAWTCDEETYRRGGILIPVEVPNDIAPSDNVDVRSAKLIFLFGPPAAGKSTAAANVSAELGCIHICPDQTIKRLGKTGPYLAWLRVVQAIETEGSVPPELLFRLVKMEIQRHMEFGATTFIIDGWPHCSEDFTQLHETFTIVSAFHLYATQDTLEKRAMQNPMTFDEGTKCLKSFRDGMVRYYQELGDLLTLDSFKDVLIPVRIQPHFQEYDRIHRLTPYEMSAEHDYQVFYPQIKFIIEERLARVEAVPELEQIETSSDEHEHEPEPVGDENLE; this is encoded by the exons ATGCGGTACTTGTTCTCTTTCAGTTCTTGCACAGTCAACACATGTGAACAGGTCTTTAACGTGaattctccttttctttgtcttcttctttgtcgtACTGCATTTGCTTGTTGCCCTCTATTCAAAATGTCTGATAAGATCGAGGAAATCTCTGAGATAGAGGAACCGGCCCAGAGCCAGAGTGAAGAAAATGGCGCTTCGTTGACCAGAAGAACCCATGTCCAGCGCGTGGAACATCCTATGTCTGAGCTGGACTCGAATAATGGAGACGCTTGGACGTGTGATGAAGAAACCTATCGCCGAGGCGGTATTCTGATCCCAGTTGAGGTCCCGAATGACATCGCTCCGAGTGACAACGTGGACGTCAGGAGTGCGAAGCTcatttttctcttcg GACCCCCAGCTGCGGGAAAGAGCACTGCCGCAGCAAACGTGTCCGCAGAGCTTGGATGCATTCACATCTGTCCCGATCAGACGATCAAGCGTCTGGGGAAGACAGGTCCATACCTCGCTTGGCTGAGGGTTGTCCAGGCCATTGAGACAGAGGGATCTGTGCCGCCCGAATTGCTGTTTCGTCTGGTGAAAATGGAAATCCAAAGGCATATGGAGTTTGGAGCGACTACCTTCATCATTGACGGGTGGCCACACTGCTCCGAGGACTTCACTCAGCTGCACGAA ACCTTCACTATTGTGTCAGCTTTTCATCTGTACGCAACCCAAGACACCCTTGAAAAGCGTGCGATGCAGAACCCCATGACTTTCGATGAAGGTACCAAGTGTCTCAAGTCCTTCAGAGACGGAATGGTGAGGTACTATCAAGAGCTGGGTGATCTCCTCACCCTGGACAGCTTCAAAGACGTTTTGATCCCGGTACGTATACAACCACACTTCCAAGAATATGATAGGATCCACAGGCTGACTCCTTACGAGATGAGTGCCGAACACGATTACCAGGTCTTCTACCCGCAGATCAAGTTCATCATCGAG GAGAGACTTGCTCGGGTGGAGGCTGTTCCGGAACTCGAACAGATCGAGACCTCGTCGGATGAGCATGAGCACGAGCCCGAGCCCGTTGGGGATGAAAACCTTGAATAG